A single window of Ovis canadensis isolate MfBH-ARS-UI-01 breed Bighorn chromosome 15, ARS-UI_OviCan_v2, whole genome shotgun sequence DNA harbors:
- the LRRC51 gene encoding leucine-rich repeat-containing protein 51 isoform X3, with protein MVEFHASVTDLLSEEPRTGLRPVRHAKSGKSMTQSLWLNNNVLTDLRDFNHAVSQLLEHPENLAWIDLSFNDLTSIDPVLTTFFNLSVLYLHGNSIQRLGEVNKLAALPRLRSLTLHGNPIEEEKGYRQYVLCTLPHITTFDFSGVTKADRTTAEVWKRMNIKPKKVRIKRNAP; from the exons ATGGTGGAGTTTCATGCATCAGTGACAG ATCTGCTAAGCGAGGAGCCCCGGACAGGGCTACGACCAGTAAGGCATGCGAAGTCGGGGAAGTCAATGACCCAGTCCCTGTGGTTAAACAACAATGTCCTCACTGACTTGAGAGACTTCAATCATGCGGTTTCACAGCTCCTGGAGCATCCAGAGAACCTGGCCTGGATCGACCTGTCCTTCAATGACCTGACTTCCATTGATCCT GTCCTGACAACTTTCTTCAACCTGAGTGTCCTCTATCTCCATGGCAACAGCATCCAGCGCCTTGGAGAAGTGAACAAGCTGGCTGCCCTCCCTCGGCTCCGGAGCCTGACCCTGCACGGGAACCCCattgaagaggagaaggggtatAG GCAATATGTGCTGTGTACCCTGCCCCATATCACCACATTCGACTTCAGTGGGGTCACCAAAGCAGACCGCACAACGGCTGAAGTGTGGAAACGCATGAACATCAAACCGAAGAAGGTCCGGATCAAGCGCAATGCACCCTGA
- the LRRC51 gene encoding leucine-rich repeat-containing protein 51 isoform X2, which translates to MNKRNYMNTSAQEPPLDYSFRSIHVTQDLLSEEPRTGLRPVRHAKSGKSMTQSLWLNNNVLTDLRDFNHAVSQLLEHPENLAWIDLSFNDLTSIDPVLTTFFNLSVLYLHGNSIQRLGEVNKLAALPRLRSLTLHGNPIEEEKGYRQYVLCTLPHITTFDFSGVTKADRTTAEVWKRMNIKPKKVRIKRNAP; encoded by the exons ATGAACAAACGGAACTATATGAACACTTCGGCGCAAGAGCCCCCTCTTGACTACTCCTTCCGAAGCATCCACGTGACCCAAG ATCTGCTAAGCGAGGAGCCCCGGACAGGGCTACGACCAGTAAGGCATGCGAAGTCGGGGAAGTCAATGACCCAGTCCCTGTGGTTAAACAACAATGTCCTCACTGACTTGAGAGACTTCAATCATGCGGTTTCACAGCTCCTGGAGCATCCAGAGAACCTGGCCTGGATCGACCTGTCCTTCAATGACCTGACTTCCATTGATCCT GTCCTGACAACTTTCTTCAACCTGAGTGTCCTCTATCTCCATGGCAACAGCATCCAGCGCCTTGGAGAAGTGAACAAGCTGGCTGCCCTCCCTCGGCTCCGGAGCCTGACCCTGCACGGGAACCCCattgaagaggagaaggggtatAG GCAATATGTGCTGTGTACCCTGCCCCATATCACCACATTCGACTTCAGTGGGGTCACCAAAGCAGACCGCACAACGGCTGAAGTGTGGAAACGCATGAACATCAAACCGAAGAAGGTCCGGATCAAGCGCAATGCACCCTGA
- the LRRC51 gene encoding leucine-rich repeat-containing protein 51 isoform X1, with product MNKRNYMNTSAQEPPLDYSFRSIHVTQVHCVPTDLLSEEPRTGLRPVRHAKSGKSMTQSLWLNNNVLTDLRDFNHAVSQLLEHPENLAWIDLSFNDLTSIDPVLTTFFNLSVLYLHGNSIQRLGEVNKLAALPRLRSLTLHGNPIEEEKGYRQYVLCTLPHITTFDFSGVTKADRTTAEVWKRMNIKPKKVRIKRNAP from the exons ATGAACAAACGGAACTATATGAACACTTCGGCGCAAGAGCCCCCTCTTGACTACTCCTTCCGAAGCATCCACGTGACCCAAG TTCACTGTGTGCCCACAGATCTGCTAAGCGAGGAGCCCCGGACAGGGCTACGACCAGTAAGGCATGCGAAGTCGGGGAAGTCAATGACCCAGTCCCTGTGGTTAAACAACAATGTCCTCACTGACTTGAGAGACTTCAATCATGCGGTTTCACAGCTCCTGGAGCATCCAGAGAACCTGGCCTGGATCGACCTGTCCTTCAATGACCTGACTTCCATTGATCCT GTCCTGACAACTTTCTTCAACCTGAGTGTCCTCTATCTCCATGGCAACAGCATCCAGCGCCTTGGAGAAGTGAACAAGCTGGCTGCCCTCCCTCGGCTCCGGAGCCTGACCCTGCACGGGAACCCCattgaagaggagaaggggtatAG GCAATATGTGCTGTGTACCCTGCCCCATATCACCACATTCGACTTCAGTGGGGTCACCAAAGCAGACCGCACAACGGCTGAAGTGTGGAAACGCATGAACATCAAACCGAAGAAGGTCCGGATCAAGCGCAATGCACCCTGA
- the LAMTOR1 gene encoding ragulator complex protein LAMTOR1, with protein sequence MGCCYSSENEDSDQDREERKLLLDPSSPPTKALNGAEPNYHSLPSARTDEQALLSSILAKTASNIIDVSAADSQGMEQHEYMDRARQYSTRLAVLSSSLTHWKKLPPLPSLTSQPHQVLASEPVPFSDLQQVSRIAAYAYSALSQIRVDAKEELVVQFGIP encoded by the exons ATGGGGTGCTGCTATAGCAGCGAGAACGAGGACTCGGACCAG GACCGAGAGGAGCGGAAGCTGCTGCTGGACCCTAGCAGCCCACCCACCAAAGCCCTCAATGGAGCCGAGCCCAACTATCACAGCCTGCCCTCTGCTCGCACTGATGAGCAGGCGCTGCTCTCCTCCATCCTCGCCAAGACAGCCAG CAACATCATCGACGTGTCTGCTGCAGACTCCCAGGGCATGGAGCAGCACGAGTACATGGACCGGGCGCGGCAGTACAG CACCCgtttggctgtgctgagcagCAGCCTGACCCATTGGAAGAAGCTGCCGCCGCTGCCGTCTCTCACCAGCCAGCCCCATCAAGTGCTGGCCAGCGAGCCCGTCCCCTTCTCTGACTTGCAGCAG GTCTCCCGGATAGCTGCTTATGCCTACAGTGCACTTTCTCAGATCCGTGTGGACGCAAAGGAGGAGCTGGTTGTACAGTTTGGGATCCCGTGA